A region from the Hyalangium minutum genome encodes:
- a CDS encoding ATP-binding protein, with protein MSTAASPNRRILVVDDNRTIHQDFRKILCPPAANDSLDEMEATLFGHAEKHELALSFEMDSAYQGEEALQMARAARQQGRPYALAFIDIRMPPGIDGVETTSRLWQEDPDIQVVICSAYADYSWEEMMLKLGLSQRLLILRKPFDGIEVRQLAFALTEKWELLRSNRLHLEDLARAVEERTRQLTAANARLVQSQRLEALGRLSAGLAHEINNPLSFILANLSYLRTQLETDASRLSASEMQELREVCAESFEGAERIRRIIQNIKLFSRLDEAPRTRVDVHEVLEHALGEARQLLASDAQVVRDFHAVPPVFASENGLQQVFFGLLANAAQALKDGPASPPTLRVETHVQEDGRVAVEIEDNGKGIAPEHLGRVFEPFFTTKRMGTTSGLGLSVCYGIVLGLGGDIIVDSSLGQGATFRVLLPPAPLEASQTTPG; from the coding sequence GTGAGCACAGCTGCTTCTCCCAATCGGCGCATCCTGGTGGTGGATGACAACCGCACCATCCACCAGGACTTCCGAAAAATCCTCTGCCCGCCCGCAGCCAATGACTCGCTGGATGAGATGGAGGCGACCCTCTTCGGTCACGCCGAGAAACATGAGCTGGCGCTCAGCTTCGAGATGGACTCGGCGTATCAGGGTGAGGAGGCGCTCCAGATGGCTCGCGCCGCCCGCCAGCAGGGCCGGCCCTACGCTCTGGCTTTCATCGACATCCGCATGCCTCCTGGCATCGACGGCGTGGAGACCACCTCCCGCCTCTGGCAGGAGGATCCCGACATCCAGGTAGTCATCTGCTCGGCCTACGCCGACTACTCCTGGGAAGAGATGATGCTCAAGCTGGGCCTGTCCCAGCGCCTGCTCATCCTCCGCAAGCCCTTCGACGGCATCGAGGTGCGCCAGCTGGCCTTTGCCCTCACCGAGAAGTGGGAGTTGTTGCGCTCCAACCGCCTTCATCTGGAGGACCTGGCCCGGGCCGTTGAAGAGCGCACCCGCCAGCTCACCGCCGCCAATGCTCGCCTCGTTCAGTCCCAGCGCCTGGAGGCTCTCGGCCGCCTGTCGGCCGGCCTGGCCCATGAGATCAACAACCCCCTGAGCTTCATCCTCGCCAACCTCAGCTACCTGCGTACCCAGCTCGAGACGGATGCCTCGCGCCTGAGCGCCAGTGAGATGCAGGAGCTGCGCGAGGTGTGCGCCGAGTCCTTCGAAGGGGCCGAGCGCATCCGCCGCATCATCCAGAACATCAAGCTGTTCAGTCGTCTGGATGAGGCCCCGCGCACCCGCGTCGATGTGCACGAGGTGCTGGAGCACGCCCTCGGCGAGGCACGCCAGTTGCTCGCATCCGATGCCCAGGTGGTGCGCGACTTCCACGCTGTCCCTCCCGTCTTCGCCAGCGAGAACGGCCTGCAGCAGGTCTTCTTCGGCCTGCTGGCCAACGCCGCTCAGGCGCTCAAGGACGGGCCTGCCTCGCCTCCCACCCTGCGCGTCGAGACCCACGTCCAGGAGGATGGCCGCGTCGCTGTCGAGATCGAGGACAACGGCAAGGGCATTGCCCCCGAGCACCTCGGCCGGGTGTTCGAGCCCTTCTTCACCACCAAGCGCATGGGCACCACCTCGGGCCTCGGCCTGAGCGTCTGCTACGGCATCGTCCTCGGCCTCGGCGGCGACATCATCGTCGACTCCTCCCTCGGCCAGGGCGCCACCTTCCGGGTGTTGCTGCCCCCGGCTCCGCTGGAAGCCTCCCAGACCACGCCTGGGTGA
- a CDS encoding sensor histidine kinase, whose product MAFLDRFLSERLRQADPSELTRARLTVGFALFLLLYDLVFMAQALLKPTLQWHALALGIPAALAYSGLLALIHRAATIRLPALLLCSIVALAMAGFIFALRIPTAGMHAAMMLLPALSVYLLGSRRALSFTFFLILTMGIVFPLYITRADSAFTPDTHFWEMYIFASISFLGAWGLGALHNTARDQIQLSLERTLKAKRESEGKLISLFESTDDIVSSVDLQGNLITANSALNRLFASAVGRAPLPGEFLFSNQAPDQQEIWRQLLAQVATGQHLSFEEEYPFPGGRVVYENHLHPITGEEGQVVGATIFSRNVTSRKDADTRLGEMHRTLVDVSRQAGMAEIATGVLHNVGNTLNSVNIATTVLADLLRKSRVTGLAKAAQMLKEHSSDLGTFFSTDPQGQRLASYLIALSESLLEEREAMNKEVQTLSESVDHIKSIVTTQQRHARTAGAIEELHVPQLIDEALRLHAISLERLGISIVREYAEVPPILVDRHKLLQILINLLSNARHSLVDSQTQDKRLTIRVRTTEDSAQLLIEVADNGMGIAPENLSRIFSKGFTTKKTGHGFGLHISALAATEMKGRLTCASPGAGQGATFTLELPLAGEEIPP is encoded by the coding sequence GTGGCATTCCTGGACAGGTTTCTCTCGGAGCGCCTCCGGCAGGCCGACCCATCGGAGCTCACGCGTGCGCGGCTGACCGTGGGTTTCGCGCTGTTCCTACTGTTGTACGACCTGGTGTTCATGGCGCAGGCACTGCTCAAGCCCACGCTGCAGTGGCATGCGCTTGCGCTGGGCATCCCCGCGGCGCTGGCCTACTCTGGACTGCTCGCCCTGATACACCGGGCCGCCACGATCCGGCTGCCCGCGCTGCTGCTGTGCAGCATCGTCGCCTTGGCGATGGCGGGCTTCATCTTCGCACTGCGCATCCCCACCGCGGGGATGCACGCCGCGATGATGCTACTGCCCGCGCTCTCGGTGTACCTGCTGGGCTCCCGCAGGGCCCTGTCCTTTACCTTCTTCCTCATCCTCACGATGGGGATCGTCTTCCCGCTCTACATCACCCGCGCGGACAGTGCGTTCACGCCGGATACGCACTTCTGGGAGATGTACATCTTCGCCAGCATCTCCTTCCTGGGCGCGTGGGGGTTGGGCGCGCTGCACAACACCGCGCGCGACCAGATCCAGCTCTCACTCGAGCGGACGCTGAAGGCGAAGCGCGAGAGCGAGGGCAAGCTGATCAGCCTCTTCGAGAGCACGGATGACATCGTGTCCTCGGTGGATCTGCAGGGGAACCTGATCACCGCCAACTCGGCGCTGAACCGGCTCTTCGCCTCCGCCGTGGGGAGGGCGCCCCTGCCGGGGGAGTTCCTCTTCTCCAACCAGGCGCCCGACCAACAGGAGATCTGGCGCCAGCTGCTGGCGCAAGTCGCCACGGGCCAGCATCTGAGCTTCGAGGAGGAATACCCCTTTCCGGGCGGACGCGTCGTCTACGAGAACCACCTGCACCCCATCACCGGCGAGGAGGGCCAGGTGGTCGGCGCGACGATCTTCTCGCGCAACGTCACGTCCCGGAAGGACGCGGACACGCGCCTGGGAGAGATGCACCGCACGCTGGTGGACGTCTCGCGGCAGGCGGGCATGGCGGAGATCGCCACGGGGGTGCTGCACAACGTGGGCAACACGCTCAACTCCGTCAACATCGCCACGACGGTGCTGGCGGATCTGCTGCGCAAGTCCCGCGTCACCGGCCTGGCCAAGGCCGCGCAGATGCTGAAGGAGCACTCCTCGGACCTGGGGACCTTCTTCTCGACGGATCCCCAGGGGCAGCGGCTGGCCAGCTACCTCATCGCGCTCTCGGAGAGTCTCCTCGAGGAGCGCGAGGCGATGAACAAGGAAGTGCAGACGCTGAGCGAGAGCGTGGACCACATCAAGTCCATCGTCACCACGCAGCAGCGGCACGCGCGCACTGCGGGGGCCATCGAGGAGCTGCATGTGCCCCAGCTCATCGACGAAGCCCTGCGCCTGCATGCCATCTCGCTGGAGCGTCTGGGCATCTCCATCGTGCGCGAATATGCCGAGGTGCCTCCCATCCTGGTGGACCGGCACAAGCTGCTGCAGATCCTCATCAACCTGCTGAGCAACGCGCGCCACTCACTGGTGGACAGCCAGACGCAGGACAAGCGCCTGACCATCCGCGTGCGGACCACCGAGGACTCGGCGCAGCTGCTCATTGAAGTGGCCGACAACGGCATGGGCATCGCGCCCGAAAACCTGTCTCGCATCTTCTCCAAAGGGTTCACCACCAAGAAGACAGGCCATGGCTTTGGGCTGCACATCAGCGCCCTGGCCGCCACCGAGATGAAGGGCCGGCTCACCTGCGCCAGCCCTGGCGCCGGACAGGGCGCCACTTTCACGCTCGAGCTTCCCCTGGCAGGCGAGGAGATCCCTCCGTGA
- a CDS encoding ATP-binding protein, with protein MSTSAAPNRRILVVDDNRTIHLDFRKILCPPSANDSLDEMEADLFGHSEVSAQLPGFEVDSAYQGEDALQLARSARQQSRPYALAFVDIRMPPGIDGVETTSRLWQEDPDLQVVICSAYADYSWEEMMLKLGLSQRLLILRKPFDGIEVRQLAFALTEKWELLRSNRLHLEGLSRAVEERTRQLTAANARLVQSQRLEALGRLSAGLAHEINNPLSFILANLSYLRTHLDVDPSRLSASEMQELREVCAESFEGAERIRRIIQNIKLFSRLDETPRTRVDVHEVLEQALGEARPLLAPTAQVMRDFQSLPPVFASENGLQQVFFGLLANAAQALKDGPTSPPTLRISTQLEEDGRIAVEIQDNGRGIAPEHLGRVFEPFFTTKRMGTTTGLGLSVCYGIILGLGGDITVDSTLGQGAIFRVLLPQAPLEHLTPAPVGVTAD; from the coding sequence GTGAGTACATCCGCCGCTCCCAACCGCCGCATCCTCGTGGTGGACGACAACCGCACCATCCACCTGGACTTCCGAAAGATCCTCTGCCCGCCCTCGGCCAATGACTCCTTGGACGAGATGGAGGCGGATCTCTTCGGGCACTCCGAGGTCAGCGCCCAGCTCCCCGGCTTCGAGGTGGACTCGGCGTATCAGGGCGAAGATGCGCTCCAGTTGGCCCGTTCCGCCCGGCAGCAAAGCCGGCCCTACGCTCTGGCCTTTGTCGACATCCGCATGCCTCCCGGCATCGACGGCGTGGAGACCACCTCCCGCCTCTGGCAAGAGGACCCTGACCTCCAGGTGGTCATCTGCTCGGCCTACGCCGACTACTCCTGGGAAGAGATGATGCTCAAGCTGGGCCTGTCCCAGCGCCTGCTCATCCTCCGCAAGCCCTTCGACGGCATCGAGGTGCGCCAGCTGGCCTTCGCCCTCACCGAGAAGTGGGAGCTGCTGCGCTCCAACCGCCTTCACCTGGAGGGCCTGTCTCGTGCCGTCGAGGAGCGCACCCGCCAGCTCACCGCCGCCAACGCCCGCCTCGTTCAGTCCCAGCGCTTGGAGGCTCTCGGCCGCCTGTCGGCCGGCCTGGCCCATGAGATCAACAACCCCCTGAGCTTCATCCTCGCCAACCTCAGCTACCTGCGCACGCACCTGGACGTGGATCCTTCACGTCTCAGCGCCAGTGAGATGCAGGAGCTGCGCGAGGTGTGTGCCGAGTCCTTCGAAGGGGCCGAGCGCATCCGCCGCATCATCCAGAACATCAAGCTGTTCAGCCGCCTGGATGAAACCCCTCGTACCCGGGTGGATGTGCACGAGGTGCTGGAGCAGGCCTTGGGTGAAGCCCGGCCGTTGCTGGCTCCCACGGCCCAGGTGATGCGCGACTTCCAATCGCTGCCTCCCGTCTTTGCCAGCGAGAACGGTCTGCAGCAGGTCTTCTTCGGCCTGCTGGCCAACGCCGCTCAGGCGCTCAAGGACGGGCCCACCTCGCCGCCCACCCTGCGCATCTCCACTCAGCTCGAGGAGGATGGCCGCATCGCCGTGGAGATCCAGGACAACGGCAGGGGCATTGCCCCCGAGCACCTCGGCCGGGTGTTCGAGCCCTTCTTCACCACCAAGCGCATGGGCACCACCACAGGCCTCGGCCTGAGCGTCTGCTACGGCATCATCCTCGGCCTCGGTGGCGACATCACGGTCGACTCGACGCTCGGCCAGGGCGCCATCTTCCGGGTGTTACTGCCCCAAGCCCCCCTCGAGCACCTCACGCCCGCCCCTGTCGGCGTGACAGCGGACTGA
- the sufT gene encoding putative Fe-S cluster assembly protein SufT — protein MRGLVVIDREVEATLIPSGDRVMVPAGTDLRVMQTLGGNVTVQSESTGQLLRIDAKDADVLGEEYAQAAKALEPKHSEDGSFNEDQVWEQLRTVYDPEIPVNIVELGLVYQCKAEPLPEGGHRVDIQMTVTAPGCGMGPVLVEDVKRKVSSVPGVKEAHVELVWEPPWDQSRMSDVARLELGWM, from the coding sequence ATGAGAGGGTTGGTGGTCATCGACCGCGAGGTCGAAGCGACGTTGATTCCCAGTGGAGACCGGGTGATGGTCCCCGCCGGGACGGATCTGCGCGTGATGCAGACGCTGGGCGGCAACGTCACCGTGCAGTCGGAGTCGACCGGTCAGCTGCTGCGCATCGACGCGAAGGACGCGGACGTGCTCGGCGAGGAGTACGCCCAGGCGGCCAAGGCCCTGGAGCCGAAGCACTCGGAGGATGGCTCGTTCAACGAGGACCAGGTGTGGGAGCAGCTCCGGACGGTCTATGACCCGGAGATTCCCGTCAACATCGTGGAGCTGGGGTTGGTGTACCAGTGCAAGGCCGAGCCGCTGCCGGAAGGCGGCCACCGGGTGGACATCCAGATGACGGTGACGGCGCCCGGGTGCGGCATGGGCCCGGTGCTCGTGGAGGATGTGAAGCGCAAGGTGTCCAGCGTCCCCGGCGTGAAAGAGGCCCACGTGGAGCTGGTCTGGGAGCCGCCCTGGGACCAGAGCCGCATGTCAGACGTGGCCCGTCTCGAGCTGGGGTGGATGTAG
- the sufU gene encoding Fe-S cluster assembly sulfur transfer protein SufU: MSSDLQDLYQEVVLDHGKRPRNFREVEGANHRAQGHNPLCGDQLTVTIKVEGGVIRDIGFQGQGCAISRASASLMTGAVKDRTREEAEQLFEQVHKLVTEGPAEVDTEALGKLAVLSGVSEFPARVKCASLAWHTLRAALRGEADPISTE, encoded by the coding sequence ATGAGCTCGGATCTGCAGGACCTCTATCAAGAGGTGGTGCTGGACCACGGCAAGCGCCCGCGCAACTTCCGCGAGGTGGAGGGGGCCAACCACCGCGCCCAGGGCCACAACCCCTTGTGCGGCGACCAGCTCACCGTGACCATCAAGGTGGAGGGCGGCGTCATCCGGGACATCGGCTTCCAGGGACAGGGGTGCGCCATCTCGCGGGCCTCGGCGTCGCTGATGACGGGGGCGGTGAAGGACCGCACGCGCGAGGAGGCCGAGCAGCTCTTCGAGCAGGTGCACAAGCTGGTGACGGAGGGCCCGGCCGAGGTGGACACCGAGGCCCTGGGCAAGCTGGCCGTCCTGTCCGGAGTGAGCGAGTTCCCGGCGCGCGTGAAGTGCGCGAGCCTCGCCTGGCACACGCTGCGCGCGGCGCTGCGGGGCGAGGCCGATCCCATCTCGACGGAGTAG